Proteins found in one Synechococcus sp. LA31 genomic segment:
- the folP gene encoding dihydropteroate synthase → MQLRWGQRTHVMGVINLTPDSFSDGGRFDRPERALAQARMLVAQGVDLLDLGAQSTRPGAEDVGADAEVARLLPALQLIREAFADLEQRPLISVDTFRAPVAEAALEAGADWINDVSGGRQDPAMLPLVAAAGCPYVLMHSRGDSQTMDALTDYGAHGVVDGVLTELQRASERALSAGIRREQLIWDPGLGFAKSTEQNIALLRGLPRLRSEGIPLLVGPSRKRFIGAVLNEARAKARLWGTAAVVAQCVSAGVDVVRVHDGAPIVQVARMADALWRGSH, encoded by the coding sequence ATGCAGCTGCGCTGGGGTCAGCGCACCCATGTGATGGGGGTGATCAACCTCACCCCCGATTCCTTCAGTGATGGTGGCCGCTTCGATCGGCCCGAGCGCGCCCTGGCCCAGGCACGGATGCTGGTGGCTCAGGGGGTGGATCTTCTCGATTTGGGTGCCCAGAGCACACGCCCCGGCGCTGAGGATGTTGGCGCGGATGCGGAAGTGGCAAGGCTGTTGCCGGCGCTTCAGTTAATCCGTGAAGCTTTTGCTGATCTTGAGCAACGGCCGCTGATCTCTGTGGACACCTTTCGCGCTCCGGTGGCGGAAGCAGCCCTCGAGGCCGGTGCTGATTGGATCAATGACGTGAGCGGCGGACGTCAGGACCCGGCGATGTTGCCGCTCGTGGCCGCCGCCGGCTGTCCCTATGTGCTGATGCATTCGCGCGGCGACAGCCAGACCATGGACGCGCTCACCGATTACGGCGCACACGGCGTTGTGGATGGTGTGCTCACGGAATTGCAGCGAGCGAGTGAGCGAGCCTTGTCCGCTGGGATTCGGCGTGAGCAGTTGATCTGGGATCCAGGTTTGGGCTTCGCCAAGAGCACGGAGCAAAACATCGCCTTGTTGCGCGGTTTGCCCCGTTTGCGCTCGGAGGGGATCCCCCTGTTGGTGGGGCCGTCACGTAAGCGCTTCATCGGGGCTGTGCTCAATGAAGCGCGCGCCAAGGCACGGCTGTGGGGCACGGCCGCTGTGGTGGCCCAGTGCGTCTCAGCCGGGGTCGATGTTGTGCGCGTTCACGACGGGGCTCCGATCGTGCAGGTGGCGCGCATGGCGGATGCTCTGTGGCGCGGATCTCACTAA
- a CDS encoding CHASE domain-containing protein, protein MNRLGVQLGSLPWLVLVTGLCITGLWSHQQRSYRQLEHERVERDLAGAISQALTSRLQSTIGVLDAVVGLFDASSAVTRAEFHEFYMALNRRGDTLKGIQGIGYAAVVPNNNVEAFQQQVRASGQPDFTVKPAGTRALTTAILFLQPNDWRNQRALGFDMYSEITRRDAMQLAASTGEPTLSGPVRLLQENSIRPQVGALIYQAIYGQPDRAFNSGQDRRNRLRGWAYSPLRMDDLINGALATINNPALIGTSVLVYDSDRTKPNNLLFDNLNLAGSNKLTHPTWLDVTIANRTWVIGIQLDHRSLNPQGWSNALLLQALLGASLSVLASVITRQLISNHQAVRLALSKEQEVSKERALAGTVFDSSPLAIVVTDPNGVIVQVNQAFCQLTGYSELEAQGNKTNLLRSGRHDSNFYEQMWAAILNKGYWTGEIWNRHRNGQIIRHELSITAVLDPQKNVSNFVGLLRDVSERYAQQEQMRFLATHDQLTGLANRTLLIEELTRSLALARRQRHGVGLLFLDLNNFKPVNDRYGHSTGDALLTAVGQRLLSSVRESDTLCRQGGDEFVLLVPDAPELKQLVAMAHKLVQLLEQPFNELANGAGSIQVSASIGVARWPDHAHDADSLIEAADTAMYQAKHQGGDAIATASSNATL, encoded by the coding sequence ATGAACCGTCTGGGCGTGCAGCTAGGCAGCCTTCCTTGGCTTGTGCTGGTGACTGGGCTCTGCATCACCGGGCTATGGAGCCATCAGCAGCGCAGTTACCGGCAGCTGGAGCATGAGCGCGTCGAGCGGGATCTGGCAGGGGCGATTAGCCAGGCGTTGACCTCTCGGCTGCAGAGCACGATCGGCGTGCTCGATGCGGTGGTCGGCCTCTTTGATGCCTCTAGTGCAGTGACCAGGGCGGAGTTTCATGAGTTCTACATGGCACTCAACCGACGCGGCGACACCCTCAAAGGCATCCAGGGCATTGGCTACGCGGCTGTGGTGCCCAACAACAACGTGGAAGCTTTTCAGCAGCAGGTGCGGGCTTCAGGGCAACCCGACTTCACGGTGAAGCCAGCGGGAACGCGGGCCCTGACCACGGCCATTCTCTTTCTGCAACCGAACGATTGGCGCAATCAGCGCGCTCTCGGTTTTGACATGTACTCCGAGATCACGCGGCGCGATGCCATGCAGCTGGCAGCCAGCACCGGTGAGCCCACCTTGAGTGGACCGGTACGGCTCTTACAGGAAAACTCGATCCGGCCCCAGGTGGGGGCTCTGATTTATCAGGCCATCTATGGGCAGCCCGATCGAGCGTTTAACTCTGGTCAGGATCGGCGCAATCGCCTCAGGGGCTGGGCTTACTCCCCCTTGCGGATGGACGATCTGATCAACGGGGCGCTGGCGACCATCAACAACCCCGCCCTGATCGGCACCAGTGTGCTCGTGTACGACAGCGACCGCACCAAGCCCAACAATCTCCTCTTTGACAACCTCAACCTGGCGGGAAGCAACAAGCTCACGCATCCCACGTGGCTGGATGTGACGATCGCCAACCGCACCTGGGTGATCGGAATCCAGCTGGATCACCGCAGCCTCAACCCACAAGGCTGGAGCAATGCTCTGCTGCTTCAAGCATTGCTCGGAGCAAGCCTCAGTGTGCTGGCTTCTGTGATAACCCGACAGTTGATTAGCAACCACCAGGCCGTTCGTCTGGCCCTGTCGAAAGAACAAGAAGTGTCCAAAGAACGTGCACTAGCAGGCACAGTTTTTGATAGCAGTCCTCTGGCCATTGTAGTCACCGATCCCAACGGAGTGATCGTTCAGGTGAACCAAGCATTCTGTCAACTCACCGGATATTCCGAACTTGAGGCCCAGGGCAACAAAACAAACCTGCTGCGTTCTGGTCGTCATGACAGCAACTTCTACGAGCAGATGTGGGCTGCAATTTTGAACAAGGGGTATTGGACCGGTGAAATCTGGAACCGTCACCGCAACGGCCAGATCATTAGGCACGAACTCTCCATCACAGCCGTACTGGATCCCCAGAAGAACGTGAGCAATTTCGTGGGCTTACTGCGCGATGTGAGTGAGCGCTACGCCCAACAAGAACAGATGCGCTTCCTGGCTACACACGACCAGCTCACGGGCCTAGCCAACCGCACTCTGTTGATTGAGGAGCTCACGAGGAGCCTGGCCCTGGCCCGACGCCAGCGGCATGGCGTTGGCCTTCTATTCCTCGATCTCAACAACTTCAAACCCGTGAATGATCGCTATGGCCACAGCACCGGTGATGCGCTCCTCACCGCGGTAGGCCAGCGGCTGCTCAGCAGTGTGCGGGAAAGCGACACGCTCTGCCGTCAAGGTGGTGATGAATTTGTGCTGTTGGTTCCCGATGCACCAGAACTCAAGCAACTTGTGGCCATGGCTCACAAGCTGGTACAACTGCTGGAGCAACCCTTCAACGAACTAGCTAATGGCGCAGGCAGCATTCAGGTGAGCGCCAGCATCGGAGTTGCCCGCTGGCCCGATCATGCCCATGACGCCGATAGTTTGATTGAGGCTGCCGATACTGCGATGTACCAGGCGAAACACCAAGGCGGGGACGCCATCGCCACAGCAAGCAGCAACGCAACCCTTTAG